GGGGCCAGGGCGAGGGatcggggccgccgccgccggcgttGGGGTCGCCGGGCAGGGCCCGCAGGCAGAGCCGGTAGCGGACGCCGCCGTGGGCGTCGGGCAGCAGGTAGTCCCGGCAGGAGGCGCCCAGGCGGACGCCGTCGCACTGGAAACGCGTGTAGGCGCCTTCCCACGAGCAGGAGAGGGCGAAGCCgcgcggggcgggggcgggggccgGCCCGGCGCCGGGGGGCGGCCAGCCCCACTGCAGGAGGACGCTGCCGTTCAGCAGCACGTTGGCCACCAGCCCGCGCCCGGGCGAGCGGTGCGCTCGGCAGCGGCGCGCCGCGCACTGGAAGCCCCGCGCCGGGCTGCGGAAGCACAggcggccgccgccccccccgccggggCTCAGCACCTTGTAGGGGCACCAGGGCTCGTCGGGGGGCGTCGGGGAGAGGCGCGCCAGGGAGGCCCCCTGGGCGCACGGCCGCGGCCCCCGGCCCAAGCCCAGCAGGGCCAGCAGCAGGCCGGCCGCGCAGGGCAGGGCGCGCCGCGCCATGGGGCGGGGATGGAGTGGGGGGCTGGAGTGGGGGGCTGGCCGGCCC
This portion of the Euleptes europaea isolate rEulEur1 chromosome 19, rEulEur1.hap1, whole genome shotgun sequence genome encodes:
- the FNDC10 gene encoding fibronectin type III domain-containing protein 10; this encodes MARRALPCAAGLLLALLGLGRGPRPCAQGASLARLSPTPPDEPWCPYKVLSPGGGGGGRLCFRSPARGFQCAARRCRAHRSPGRGLVANVLLNGSVLLQWGWPPPGAGPAPAPAPRGFALSCSWEGAYTRFQCDGVRLGASCRDYLLPDAHGGVRYRLCLRALPGDPNAGGGGPDPSPWPPECVEFAVEPAGMRDIVVAMTAVGGSICVMLVLICLLVAYLTENLTPPDAPHGGSAKGAN